Proteins from a single region of Chengkuizengella sediminis:
- a CDS encoding cytochrome c3 family protein yields MLKKMKALDKRLILFIGIMLGLIFTIASAETLHYTDSAEFCSTCHPMDTAYSSFSDSTHANLDCNTCHAPTDNFGEKILFKSKAGLHDIYMNTLNVDEIPDVIHAKAATVEVVQENCVSCHENSINNVSHDVKGTCVDCHRQVPHGKKDKNKSEQLYEPGTYNIKGLKD; encoded by the coding sequence ATGTTAAAAAAAATGAAGGCGCTTGATAAAAGATTAATTTTATTTATAGGTATCATGTTGGGTCTTATATTTACGATAGCAAGTGCAGAAACATTGCATTATACTGATTCTGCCGAGTTTTGTTCAACATGTCACCCTATGGATACAGCTTATAGCAGTTTTTCAGATTCAACACATGCGAATTTAGATTGTAATACATGTCATGCACCAACTGATAACTTTGGAGAGAAGATATTGTTTAAATCAAAGGCAGGATTACATGATATTTATATGAATACGCTAAATGTTGATGAAATTCCAGATGTCATTCATGCAAAAGCTGCAACTGTTGAAGTCGTTCAAGAAAACTGTGTATCATGTCACGAAAATTCTATCAATAATGTAAGTCATGATGTCAAAGGTACATGTGTTGATTGTCATCGTCAAGTGCCTCATGGAAAAAAAGATAAAAATAAATCTGAGCAATTATATGAACCAGGAACGTATAACATTAAAGGTTTAAAGGACTAG